The Bombus terrestris chromosome 4, iyBomTerr1.2, whole genome shotgun sequence genome has a window encoding:
- the LOC100643926 gene encoding uncharacterized protein LOC100643926 isoform X6 — protein sequence MMIVLLLCVIMKIAEFSVGRMSPPFQAPARPPHLYYGKPRKERKYYRRLNEKCNCLFYNRAGKGAAMMEDPQTPGSDCNSNPATDSIQHDLISSEFVQDNVEYQWFIDYGYRDGGLHVHPSVLSSLSASYSREDLGYYDDLARNLDANLAEIDMESFRTADIHTLLTALPVMCTDPVQHSEFNYQRERYASISGSVMEKLDIGSSISPHTSSQGEDSACSTTDTISICKSSLLFSPLKETPILPPGGSYSVDSLDCEDMLLTCQTNNKENYTIAFEGSITMYSDGSQDFDNQEKQQKAYETVEPYYNRNADLKNVLDLSMACSDSKIYTTWSNLKHSSMNKIITRHPSGNNNTIPEFSHGVENIISVTNKRSQSLPDLTQATQFHLNMPLNFSVDSAESNNHVQQLHSSGSVMSRSINEESSDNGEHNSTGKKLQNLSLVKLFMKQKSMSAEGMSLTLDQSDSASDNGWPTNNSASDSGTNTNTQIQRQNINNIPKRQVPESDFSINWVKSDQHNNQDTENQKDSFNDIPKYTSTISEQKDEIISSASLEELSENISKSDLTHDNDADQNDIDIIPNVFEHQRKTAWVKSLEKKYPICKTTGIQAIAETEDNSVQTSLVYIPPVKEKENPSLRETIVNKKPVYVVYPNYVLPDLSFLNIKDTKLDCVTLKPQCFGKNRVSWKHTGRSGRPFSCNDIDTLRQRGFSHVKDWESLTFLLPTEYKKILHDVPEVSRHINIHEETKKPLFCLSPPMRHKTRTISEIIPNNSSSTSSTATQPSSGYRGSSTILTDSSTNQQTLNNATNPLYLYRYDSISSEASLVSNDKKIHRQISKTKTACPSFPKRSISLPHGDRESEFSSGKVPPRPPLPRSILRKSKVPASKRYSMFEMGDVEEIEDQSPETNKRMSLQEPYYMNNDLQLACRGRVADPEKDVDETEERYHTERVNEIANTGDLETENSENSEDDVKQLEEFLKRSGFSSQSSDGDTEDPDVKLRSYVRKFLALRMNKDVTKATDMIESQKKTVSFAVNQRKKYLDNKGNLNVTTNEQSKDIVFPDERRAMSPDNKLDLDEKRKMILSVNKAVDLLLKYWNTESIHSRQNYNDKNECAQICVSNLCPALYAIMSDGLKSHLNSTFGPITNSVWQVVEASSQQGPVTKTLNELVQKINGEDVITEGMLKFHAFVFGLLNLRALDAWFAYLCTRESILRKHYNNNSLFVAALANANVREVVDALLHILNPLAFCPFQLDLLYQYRQLHNSFGSLNNHTINAVNFRNVDLAANEHHFDKTDTCAMVSSPRKVRPRSCVAYTNYDDKPGGIHKSDMETVKKRLSNPIGSKIFRALDKLASEDSEDYTDSLEHSPLNRASNRQPISRKSHSPENKIDDEDNISGEEKFRKLQEKWELMVGKEDAKIQPPISSPLSPTRTPTSVGKSKIPRLLTSPVKQSNTTTGPVKSTKSPISGIPSLKKPVMLSTTKTTPKKPVEVRNKDTTKRTSRVDQEIVGATRTHLTRPSSLPYKSYGVMSKDKHLVSPQRRAASTSLPRPTTTSTTRNHPTKKPLKLVK from the exons ATGATGATAGTGCTTTTGTTGTGCGTCATCATGAAAATAGCAGAGTTCTCTGTGGGTCGTATGAGTCCACCATTCCAAGCGCCTGCACGACCGCCACATCTCTACTATGGCAAACCGAGGAAGGAACGAAAGTATTACCGACGACTTAATGAAAAATGCAATTGCCTATTTTATAATC GTGCAGGCAAAGGGGCTGCAATGATGGAAGATCCACAAACACCAGGATCTGATTGTAACTCCAATCCTGCAACAGATTCTATTCAACATGATTTAATTAGCTCTGAATTTGTGCAGGACAATGTGGAGTATCAATGGTTCATTGATTATGG CTACAGAGATGGAGGGCTTCATGTTCATCCAAGCGTATTATCCTCACTCTCTGCTTCATATTCTCGAGAAGATCTGGGCTATTATGATGACCTTGCCCGTAATCTCGATGCTAATTTGGCAGAAATTGATATGGAAAGCTTTCGTACAGCAGATATCCATACTCTGCTTACAGCATTGCCTGTCATGTGCACAGATCCAGTTCAGCATTCAGAG TTTAACTATCAAAGGGAACGATATGCCAGTATATCTGGATCTGTTATGGAAAAACTTGACATCGGTTCATCAATCAGCCCTCATACCAGCAGCCAG GGAGAAGATTCCGCCTGTTCAACAACAGATACAATTTCCATATGCAAATCATCATTACTCTTCTCTCCTCTGAAAGAGACACCCATACTACCACCAGGGGGTAGTTATAGCGTCGACTCTCTGGACTGTGAGGATATGCTACTAACATGCCAGACAAATAATAAAGAGAACTATACTATTGCTTTTGAGGGTAGTATTACAATGTATTCAGATGGTTCACAAGATTTTGATAATCAAG aaaaacaGCAAAAAGCTTATGAAACTGTAGAACCATATTATAATAGAAATGCGGATTtgaaaaatgtattagactTATCAATGGCATGTTCTGATTCTAAGATATATACAACATGGAGCAATTTGAAACATTCTtctatgaataaaattataaccCGTCATCCGTCAggcaataataatacaataccgGAATTTTCACATGGTGTGGAAAATATCATATCTGTAACAAACAAGAGAAGTCAAAGTTTGCCAGATCTTACTCAGGCTACACAATTCCATCTCAATATGCCTCTCAATTTTTCT GTTGATTCTGCAGAATCAAATAATCACGTACAACAATTACATAGTTCAGGATCTGTAATGAGTCGGTCTATAAACGAAGAAAGTTCTGATAATGGGGAACATAATTCAACAggaaagaaattacaaaatttaagtcttgtaaaattatttatgaaacaaaaaagtatGAGTGCTGAAGGAATGAGTCTTACATTGGATCAATCAGACTCTGCTAGTGATAATGGATGGCCTACAAACAATAGTGCTAGTGATAGTGGTACTAATACAAATACGCAAATACAACggcaaaatataaataatatcccTAAACGTCAAGTTCCAGAAAGtgatttttctattaattgGGTTAAAAGTGATCAACATAACAATCAAGATACGGAAAATCAGAAAGACAGCTTTAACGACATTCCAAAATATACATCAACGATAAGTGAACAAAAGGATGAAATAATATCATCCGCATCTTTAGAAGAGCTATCAGAGAATATATCTAAATCAGATCTAACACACGATAATGATGCCGACCAAAATGACATTGATATTATTCCTAACGTTTTCGAACATCAGCGAAAAACTGCATGGGTCAAATCATTAGAAAAGAAATATCCAATTTGCAAAACGACAGGTATTCAAGCAATAGCTGAGACAGAGGATAATTCAGTCCAAACATCACTAGTATATATACCacctgtaaaagaaaaagaaaatccaTCTTTACGAGAAACGATTGTTAATAAAAAGCCAGTTTATGTTGTATATCCGAACTACGTTTTACCGGACTTATCATTTCTCAATATTAAAGATACAAAGTTGGATTGTGTAACTTTAAAGCCGCAATGTTTTGGAAAAAATAGAGTTAGCTGGAAACATACTGGTAGATCTGGTAGACCATTCTCATGTAATGATATAGACACGTTACGTCAACGTGGATTTTCACATGTTAAAGACTGGGAGTCGTTAACATTCCTTTTGCCTACTGAGTACAAGAAAATTTTGCACGATGTACCAGAAGTTTCGAGGCATATCAATATtcacgaagaaacgaagaagcctctattttgtttatctcCTCCAATGCGTCATAAAACTCGTACTATAAGCGAAATCATACCAAATAATTCATCCTCTACTAGTAGTACCGCGACACAACCATCCTCCGGATATCGAGGATCTTCTACAATATTAACTGATTCTTCAACAAATCAACAAACGTTAAATAATGCAACCAATCCATTGTATCTTTACCGTTATGATAGTATTAGTTCTGAGGCCAGTTTAGTAAGTAATGATAAAAAGATTCATAGGCAAATTAGTAAGACAAAAACAGCCTGTCCATCTTTTCCAAAACGATCGATTTCTTTACCACATGGAGATCGTGAATCCGAATTTTCTAGCGGTAAAGTGCCACCAAGGCCACCTTTACCCAGAAGTATTTTAAGGAAAAGTAAGGTTCCTGCAAGTAAGAGATATAGCATGTTCGAAATGGGAGATGTAGAAGAAATAGAGGATCAATCAcctgaaacaaataaaagaatgtCTTTACAAGAACCATATTATATGAATAATGATTTACAATTAGCATGTCGTGGTCGAGTCGCTGATCCAGAAAAAGATGTCGATGAGACGGAAGAAAGATATCATACAGAAAGAGTAAATGAAATAGCTAATACCGGAGACTTAGAGACTGAAAATTCTGAAAATAGCGAAGATGACGTAAAACAACTGGAAGAATTTCTGAAGCGCAGCGGTTTCTCGTCACAGAGTAGTGATGGAGATACTGAAGATCCCGATGTTAAATTAAGATCGTATGTAAGAAAGTTTTTAGCTCTCAGGATGAATAAAGATGTTACCAAAGCTACTGATATGATAGAATCACAGAAAAAGACTGTCAGTTTTGCCGTAAACCAAAGGAAAAAGTATTTAGACAATAAG ggTAACTTAAACGTTACTACAAATGAACAAAGTAAAGATATCGTATTCCCAGATGAAAGAAGAGCAATGAGTCCAGATAATAAATTGGATTTAGATGAAAAGAGaa AAATGATATTATCCGTAAATAAGGCAGTAGATTTGTTACTGAAATATTGGAACACTGAATCAATCCATAGTAGACAAAATTACAATGACAAAAATGAATGTGCTCAAATCTGTGTTAGCAACTTATGTCCAGCTTTGTATGCCATCATGTCAGATGGATTGAAATCACATTTAAATTCAACATTTGGACCAATAACAAATAGTGTTTGGCAAGTGGTTGAAGCATCTTCTCAACAAGGTCCAGTTACTAAAACATTGAATGAATTAGTGCAAAAAATTAATGGTGAAGATGTTATTACTGAGGGAATGCTAAAGTTTCATGCATTTGTATTTGGTTTATTAAA TTTAAGAGCTTTGGACGCATGGTTTGCATATTTATGTACAAGGGAATCCATCTTAAGGAaacattataataataacaGCTTATTTGTAGCAGCTTTGGCCAATGCAAATGTACGAGAAGTTGTGGATGctcttttacatattttaaatcCTCTTGCGTTTTGCCCATTTCAGCTTGACCTTTTATATCAATATCGTCAACTTCATAATAGTTTCGGCAGTTTAAAtaatcatacaataaac GCTGTAAACTTTAGAAATGTCGACCTTGCTGCAAACGAACATCATTTTGATAAAACGGATACATGTGCAATGGTTTCTAGTCCCAGAAAAGTACGTCCACGATCGTGCGTCGCTTATACAAACTACGACGATAAACCTGGTGGTATACATAAGTCAGATATGGAAACTGTTAAAAAACGCTTAAGTAATCCTATAGGTTCGAAAATATTTCGTGCTCTCGATAAACTGGCTTCCGAAGATTCCGAAGATTATACTGATAGTTTAGAACATTCACCATTGAATAGAGCATCAAATAGACAACCTATATCGAGAAAATCTCATAGTccagaaaataaaatagatgaTGAAGACAATATATCCGGAGAAGAGAAATTTAGGAAACTCCAAGAAAAATGGGAATTAATGGTCGGAAAAGAAGATGCAAAGATTCAACCACCGATATCATCACCCTTGTCACCCACAAGAACGCCTACCAGTGTAGGAAAATCTAAAATACCTAGGCTTCTTACTTCTCCggtaaaacaatcgaatacaaCAACAGGACCTGTTAAAAGCACAAAATCTCCCATTTCGGGAATTCCATCATTGAAAAAACCGGTCATGTTATCAACGACGAAAACTACTCCAAAAAAGCCAGTAGAAGTAAGGAACAAAGATACAACAAAGCGTACTAGTAGAGTGGATCAGGAAATTGTAGGAGCAACAAGAACTCATTTAACACGACCTAGTTCGCTACCGTACAAGTCTTACGGGGTAATGTCTAAGGATAAACATTTAGTATCTCCTCAAAGGCGAGCAGCGTCTACGTCTTTACCACGACCAACTACTACTAGTACCACAAGAAACCATCCTACAAAAAAGCCACTTAA ATTAGTAAAATAA